The genome window GGTGGAGGGGGCCAACCGCCTGCTGATCAAGTTCCTCGACAACCGGGAGTACAGCGGACAGGTGGTGGGGGTCGATCCCAAAACCGACCTGGCGGTGGTCAAGGTGTTTTCGTTTTCCCACTTTGAACCCCCGCGTTTCGGGAATTCCAGCGACGTCGAAGTCGGCGACTGGGTGATGGCGATCGGCAACCCCTATGGCCTGACCGGCACCATCACCGTCGGTGTGGTCAGCGGCAAGGGGCGCATCGACCTGGGCATCGCCACCTTTGAAAACTTCCTGCAGACCGACACCTCGATCAATCCCGGCAACAGCGGCGGTCCGTTGATCGATATGCGCGGCCACATCATCGGTATCAACACGGCCATTGCCGAACTGGGCGCGGGCGTGGGATTCGCCATCCCCATGGAAACCGTGGAGAAGGTGGCGCACGATCTGATCGACAATGGCGAGGTGGAGCGCGGCTGGCTGGGAGTCGGCATCCAGAACATGACGCCGGATATGGCCGAGTCCTTCCGCGTGTCCCGGCACCAGAGCGGCGTCGTGGTCAACAGCATCGATGAAGGCGCGCCGGCGGAACGGGCGGGAATGCGCCAGGGAGATATCATCATCGCCTACGACGGCAAGAACGTCGCGCATCCGCAACATTTGCAGAACTACGTGGCCGATACCAAAGTCGGTCAATCCGTGCAGATCAAGATCCTGCGGGAAGGCGCCGAACAAACGCTGGAAGTCGAAATCGGCAAGTACCTGTCCTGAAGAACCTCAACCACTCCCCACTTCATATCCGGCATCCACGATCTTCGCCTTGATCTCCGTCAGGGCAGTCTGGCCTTCGTCGAAGTCCACCTTCACTTCTTTCTGTTCCAGACTCACATCCACTTTGTTGACACCGTTGAGCGAGCTGACCGCCTTGCTCACCGTTTCCACACAGTGGCCGCATGTCATGCCGGTTACCTGAAGCGTTGCCTGAGACATCATGATTCTCCTGAATAGGGGGTTGACGATTCGCGTTGAGATGGAATCATTCGTGTTGGATGTTGCCGACGTTTACAGGATTTTAACGCCTTCCAAAAATTCGTGCAGGAACAATCTGCGGGATGCCGCGCGGGCCGCTATGGCGCCCTCCCCCCGGAGAATATTTCAGCAGGGACCGGCCTTCTCCTAAGGCTACATAAGGGGCGATTTATCAATAAAGTACGGAAGATTTCAAACGGAGTCCGCGACCGGTCCGCCGTTATTTTCGATTCCTATTGCAGAATCTGCAATCCCAATCCCTCAAGAAATTCCTTCAAATTCCGTAATATAAAGTAACCATCGGGAAGATGGGTTCATCTCATTCGAAGCCATTGACATCAAGGAGGATGGAAAAAATGGCCCCAGCGAATCACCGTCTGCAGAAAGCAACGATCGGGCGTCAGGCCCCCGGTCAGTCTTCGCCACAGCCTGAGCTGTCCAGCAGCAACTCAAACAGAAAGCACCCTTGCGCTTCCTTGCAGGCCCTGGCTTTCTATCCCTTGATGAAGCCCGGTTTACCGGCCTCGGATCATTCCGATACGCTCCACCGGCGTTACGGGTAAGCACCGCAACAGGTGGATCGTCACAACTCTTGTTGATAGTCAGGAAATAAACTCGAA of Nitrospina watsonii contains these proteins:
- a CDS encoding S1C family serine protease; amino-acid sequence: MKKFIFLGVWIVLICVSLYWAVGRDTRPVVEAPLELPLASTVDNPYSHLEGYETLVRMQEAFVTHARTVKRSVVSINNLTEVASSNARSDLFSGEPGTWFTRFRYWLKRTFRKQYQMESLGSGMIFNDAGYIVTNYHVVEGANRLLIKFLDNREYSGQVVGVDPKTDLAVVKVFSFSHFEPPRFGNSSDVEVGDWVMAIGNPYGLTGTITVGVVSGKGRIDLGIATFENFLQTDTSINPGNSGGPLIDMRGHIIGINTAIAELGAGVGFAIPMETVEKVAHDLIDNGEVERGWLGVGIQNMTPDMAESFRVSRHQSGVVVNSIDEGAPAERAGMRQGDIIIAYDGKNVAHPQHLQNYVADTKVGQSVQIKILREGAEQTLEVEIGKYLS
- a CDS encoding heavy-metal-associated domain-containing protein; the protein is MMSQATLQVTGMTCGHCVETVSKAVSSLNGVNKVDVSLEQKEVKVDFDEGQTALTEIKAKIVDAGYEVGSG